The Desulforegulaceae bacterium genome window below encodes:
- a CDS encoding pseudouridine synthase translates to MTEKIRLQKFIGNSGYCSRRKAEELILENKVKVNNETATLGTKIDPKKDKVYINGKKIELNEKTVYIMLNKPPGFISSCSHKGKKTVIDLVDVKERVYPVGRLDMNSRGLILLINDGELHNRLSHPSFDHEKEYLVKTNIPLTNKEIKLLSEGVVIDGRKTRKAFIKRKKNDYLSITLKEGRNRQIRKMVETLNKKVVDLFRIRMSEILLGSLPEGKWRYLSKNEINNLKK, encoded by the coding sequence ATGACAGAAAAAATAAGACTTCAGAAATTTATTGGAAATTCAGGGTATTGCTCCAGAAGAAAAGCTGAAGAACTGATTTTGGAAAATAAGGTCAAGGTAAACAATGAAACTGCCACCCTTGGAACAAAAATTGATCCAAAAAAGGACAAAGTATATATAAACGGAAAAAAAATTGAGCTTAATGAAAAAACTGTTTATATTATGCTTAACAAGCCTCCTGGGTTTATTTCAAGCTGCAGCCATAAAGGGAAAAAAACTGTAATTGACCTGGTTGATGTAAAAGAAAGAGTTTATCCTGTTGGAAGACTTGATATGAACTCAAGGGGACTGATTCTTCTCATAAATGACGGAGAACTTCACAACAGACTTTCACATCCATCTTTTGATCATGAAAAGGAGTATCTTGTTAAAACAAATATCCCTTTGACCAACAAAGAGATTAAGCTTCTTTCTGAAGGTGTTGTAATAGACGGAAGAAAAACAAGGAAAGCTTTTATAAAAAGAAAAAAAAACGATTATTTAAGCATTACTCTTAAAGAAGGAAGAAATAGACAAATAAGAAAAATGGTTGAAACATTAAACAAAAAAGTTGTGGATCTTTTTAGAATAAGAATGTCTGAAATTTTACTTGGTAGTCTTCCTGAAGGTAAATGGAGATATCTCAGTAAAAATGAAATTAATAATTTGAAAAAATAA
- the truA gene encoding tRNA pseudouridine(38-40) synthase TruA, with protein sequence MKRNFKITIEYDGTNFHGWQIQPSVRTIQGEIEKAVSIMTNSYVEVHGSGRTDAGVHALNQVANFTCNTKIVEKSFEKGLDHLVPKGIAIKECIEVPLDFHSRFSAKSKIYEYVILNQSQRPAIGRNYIWHIRQTLDIEKMKKAASYLIGKHDFKSFEAAGSLRAHSIRTIFNLDVKPFSNGKIKIIVSGDGFLRYMVRNITGTLVQIGLGKISPDEIPAILEKKDRASAGMTAPPHGLYLKEVIYD encoded by the coding sequence TTGAAAAGAAATTTTAAGATAACTATAGAATATGATGGTACCAATTTTCATGGTTGGCAGATTCAGCCTAGTGTGAGAACAATTCAAGGAGAAATTGAAAAAGCAGTTTCAATTATGACAAATTCTTATGTTGAAGTTCATGGATCAGGAAGAACAGATGCAGGAGTCCATGCCTTAAACCAGGTTGCAAATTTCACCTGTAATACAAAAATTGTTGAAAAATCTTTTGAAAAAGGCTTGGATCACCTTGTTCCCAAAGGAATAGCAATTAAAGAATGTATTGAAGTTCCCCTTGATTTTCATTCAAGATTTTCTGCAAAATCAAAAATCTATGAATATGTAATTTTAAACCAGAGTCAAAGGCCAGCCATAGGAAGAAATTATATCTGGCATATACGCCAGACCCTGGATATTGAAAAAATGAAAAAGGCAGCTTCTTATTTAATTGGCAAACATGATTTTAAATCATTTGAAGCTGCTGGAAGTTTAAGAGCTCATAGTATAAGAACAATTTTTAATCTTGATGTAAAACCCTTTTCCAACGGGAAAATAAAAATTATTGTAAGTGGTGACGGTTTTTTAAGATATATGGTTAGAAATATTACAGGAACCCTTGTTCAGATTGGACTTGGAAAAATCTCACCAGATGAAATCCCAGCCATTCTTGAAAAAAAAGACAGGGCAAGTGCAGGAATGACAGCACCTCCTCATGGGCTTTATTTAAAAGAAGTTATTTATGATTAG
- a CDS encoding aldehyde dehydrogenase family protein, with translation MLQENESSNEVTISFNKATGEKTGSTKIDSVDSLKTIIENSRKAQKEWKELPIKKRTFYIKKLSSIVCEKSDEIAKTIVEDNGKTKIDAMLSEILPAAMATAFYTKKAKKYLKTRYIMPGNFLLSNKISRIKKVPFGVIGIISPWNYPFAIPFSEIVMGLLAGNTVVLKVASETQMVGKILKEVFEEAGLPENVFNYVNIPGRIAGDAFLENGIDKLFFTGSVPVGKYLMGKASETLTPVSLELGGNDAALVCKDADIGRTVDGIIWAGFQNAGQSCGGVERVYVHEDIYDPFMKELKIRVENLRIGYDEDFNVDIGLMTTKKQVETVKSHLKDALEKGAEIYAKSITTDENKWNNLVCPCVLSNVNHEMIVMKEETFGPLIGVMKIKNMDEGIDLANDSNLGLTASVWSSNRRNAIKIASKIKAGAVTINDHLMSHGLAETPWGGFKESGIGRAHGELGFAEMTEPQVIVNDILPFVKRNMWWHPHSKNVYFGLKGIVDFLYGKGIKKRFSGLYRMLKLFPRTFIR, from the coding sequence ATGCTTCAGGAAAATGAATCAAGCAATGAAGTTACAATTTCATTTAATAAGGCGACCGGTGAAAAAACTGGGTCAACAAAGATTGATTCGGTTGATTCTTTGAAAACGATCATTGAAAACTCAAGAAAAGCCCAAAAAGAATGGAAAGAGCTTCCTATTAAGAAAAGGACTTTTTATATAAAGAAATTAAGTTCTATTGTTTGCGAGAAATCCGATGAAATTGCAAAAACAATCGTAGAAGATAATGGTAAAACCAAGATTGATGCAATGCTTTCTGAAATTTTACCAGCTGCCATGGCTACTGCTTTTTATACAAAAAAGGCAAAAAAATATTTAAAAACAAGATATATAATGCCCGGGAACTTTCTTCTTTCAAATAAAATAAGCAGGATAAAAAAAGTTCCATTTGGGGTGATTGGAATTATTTCTCCCTGGAATTATCCCTTTGCAATTCCTTTTTCTGAAATTGTAATGGGACTTCTTGCAGGAAATACCGTTGTTTTAAAAGTTGCTTCAGAAACCCAGATGGTTGGAAAAATTTTAAAAGAAGTGTTTGAAGAAGCAGGGTTGCCTGAAAATGTTTTTAATTATGTAAATATTCCCGGCAGAATAGCTGGAGATGCTTTTCTTGAAAATGGAATTGACAAGCTTTTTTTCACAGGTTCTGTTCCTGTGGGAAAATATCTCATGGGCAAAGCTTCAGAAACCCTTACTCCTGTAAGCCTTGAACTTGGAGGTAATGATGCTGCTCTTGTATGCAAAGATGCAGACATAGGAAGGACCGTGGATGGAATTATCTGGGCAGGATTTCAAAATGCAGGACAATCCTGCGGAGGAGTTGAGCGAGTTTATGTTCATGAGGACATTTATGATCCTTTTATGAAGGAGCTTAAAATAAGAGTAGAGAATTTAAGAATTGGCTATGACGAAGATTTTAATGTTGACATTGGCTTGATGACAACAAAAAAACAGGTTGAAACCGTTAAAAGCCATCTAAAAGATGCTCTGGAAAAAGGAGCTGAAATTTATGCAAAATCAATTACTACCGATGAAAATAAGTGGAATAACCTTGTTTGTCCCTGTGTTCTTTCAAATGTTAATCATGAAATGATTGTAATGAAAGAAGAGACTTTTGGTCCGTTAATTGGTGTGATGAAAATAAAAAATATGGATGAAGGTATTGATTTAGCAAATGATTCCAATCTTGGCCTTACAGCCTCAGTCTGGTCTTCTAATAGGAGAAATGCAATAAAGATAGCATCTAAAATCAAAGCCGGTGCTGTTACTATAAATGATCATCTCATGAGTCATGGGCTTGCAGAAACCCCTTGGGGAGGATTTAAGGAGTCAGGAATAGGAAGAGCACATGGGGAATTAGGATTTGCTGAAATGACAGAGCCCCAGGTGATAGTTAATGATATTTTACCATTTGTAAAAAGAAATATGTGGTGGCATCCCCATAGCAAAAATGTTTATTTTGGACTAAAAGGAATTGTTGATTTCTTGTATGGAAAAGGGATAAAAAAAAGGTTTTCAGGTCTTTATAGAATGCTTAAACTTTTTCCAAGAACTTTTATTAGGTAG
- a CDS encoding TrmH family RNA methyltransferase, which produces MKHKISNLAKFADEINKEKFKNLSSKKQHEIIASFACLCFKKNKPLDFYKKYETFHSWVELDRFYPGNWLNDKEKLQGFFEFHISFSLNPPINDLEKNLELNTKWNPLYNLSIYLDEIRSPYNIGSILRIADNFGLKGVFHSSSHINISNSKLKKSSMGTSRWIPLTFIEDPVSWFLNSGKEVVALETGKDSQNISDWNPSKNCIIVAGNEENGISKKILSSCTQKVHIPMFGFKKSMNVSNAVSVICYKYIEKINNLAG; this is translated from the coding sequence TTGAAACACAAAATCTCAAATCTGGCAAAATTTGCTGATGAAATAAACAAAGAAAAATTCAAAAATCTTTCTTCAAAAAAACAACATGAAATTATAGCGTCTTTTGCTTGTTTATGTTTTAAAAAAAATAAACCCTTAGATTTTTATAAAAAATATGAAACTTTTCATTCCTGGGTGGAACTTGACAGGTTCTACCCGGGAAACTGGTTAAATGATAAAGAAAAACTCCAGGGGTTTTTTGAATTTCATATTTCTTTTTCCTTAAATCCCCCAATTAATGATCTGGAAAAAAACCTTGAACTTAATACAAAATGGAATCCTTTATATAATCTTTCAATTTATTTAGATGAAATAAGAAGCCCTTATAATATTGGTTCAATTTTAAGAATTGCAGATAATTTTGGATTAAAAGGAGTTTTTCACTCATCTTCACATATAAACATTTCAAACTCTAAACTTAAAAAATCTTCAATGGGAACATCTAGATGGATTCCTTTAACTTTTATTGAAGACCCTGTTTCCTGGTTTTTAAATTCAGGTAAAGAAGTTGTTGCACTTGAAACAGGAAAAGACTCCCAAAATATTTCAGATTGGAATCCTTCAAAAAACTGCATAATTGTTGCAGGAAATGAGGAAAACGGAATTAGCAAAAAAATTTTATCATCCTGTACACAAAAAGTTCATATTCCAATGTTTGGATTTAAAAAATCAATGAATGTAAGCAATGCTGTTTCTGTTATCTGTTACAAATATATTGAAAAGATAAATAACCTGGCCGGCTAA
- a CDS encoding CGGC domain-containing protein produces MAGPVQIAGFVSCGGCPGKRAVQRAKIMVDRGVEVIVFASCISKGNPIGFPCPHFAEMRDAIIRKVGPEVKIIEYTH; encoded by the coding sequence TTGGCTGGCCCTGTTCAAATTGCTGGCTTTGTTTCCTGCGGAGGATGTCCTGGAAAACGTGCAGTTCAAAGAGCAAAAATAATGGTGGACAGGGGAGTTGAAGTTATTGTTTTTGCATCATGTATTTCAAAGGGGAACCCAATAGGATTCCCATGTCCTCACTTTGCTGAAATGAGAGATGCTATTATAAGAAAAGTTGGTCCAGAAGTTAAGATTATTGAATATACTCACTAA
- the cimA gene encoding citramalate synthase, with amino-acid sequence MPEVYLYDTTLRDGSQGENINFTVEDKLKIAKRLDEFGIHYVEGGWPGSNPKDTIFFEEAKKIEFKNSKLTAFGATRRAGFTCEEDPSIQAILKSNSPAVTLFGKTWDLHVTKIMNNSLEENLKMIEESVSYFKEKGREIIYDAEHFFDGFKGNPLYALETLEAAYKGGALFIVLCDTNGGTLPHEVTEIVTAVADFFNQKLGETSSLRLGIHAHNDSGLAVANSIEAVRAGASMVQGTINGYGERCGNADITSIIPVLALKMGKNCISDENLKKLKNVSRFVSETANVPPLNNRPFVGKSAFAHKGGVHVSAVQKDARAYEHMLPELVGNERRVIVSDYSGKSNIEYKAKELGINLDKAKVDSRFIVNEIKKLEQKGYQYEVSDASFHILVSKLTGEFKPPFEFKSFRVTVEKDLERFCSSHAMVKIAVNGIEKITAAEGEGPVSALDNALRKALSSFFDCIKSMHLVDFKVRVLDGSGGTESKVRVLIESRDENNIWTTMGVSEDIIEASWQALADSFYYKLGFLDKKQS; translated from the coding sequence ATGCCGGAAGTCTACTTATATGATACCACCCTTAGAGATGGTTCTCAGGGGGAAAACATAAATTTTACTGTTGAAGATAAGCTCAAAATAGCAAAAAGACTTGATGAATTTGGTATTCATTATGTTGAAGGAGGCTGGCCGGGATCTAATCCCAAAGACACTATTTTCTTTGAAGAAGCAAAAAAAATTGAATTTAAAAATTCAAAACTCACAGCTTTTGGTGCAACAAGAAGAGCTGGTTTTACATGCGAAGAAGATCCAAGTATTCAGGCTATTTTAAAAAGTAATTCACCTGCGGTTACTTTGTTTGGGAAAACCTGGGATCTTCATGTTACTAAAATAATGAATAACAGCCTTGAAGAAAACCTTAAAATGATTGAAGAATCTGTGTCCTATTTTAAGGAAAAGGGCCGTGAAATTATTTATGATGCAGAACATTTTTTTGACGGATTTAAGGGTAATCCCTTATATGCTCTTGAAACTCTTGAAGCAGCATATAAAGGAGGGGCTCTTTTTATTGTTTTGTGTGATACAAACGGAGGAACCCTTCCCCATGAAGTAACAGAAATTGTAACAGCTGTGGCAGATTTTTTTAATCAGAAACTTGGTGAAACTTCAAGTTTAAGGCTTGGGATTCACGCTCATAATGATTCAGGTCTTGCAGTTGCCAATTCAATTGAAGCAGTTAGAGCAGGAGCTTCAATGGTTCAGGGTACAATAAACGGCTATGGGGAAAGATGCGGAAATGCTGACATAACTTCAATTATTCCTGTTCTTGCCCTTAAAATGGGCAAAAACTGTATTTCAGATGAAAATTTAAAGAAACTTAAAAATGTCTCAAGGTTTGTAAGCGAAACAGCCAATGTTCCCCCTTTAAATAATAGACCTTTTGTAGGTAAAAGTGCTTTTGCCCATAAAGGCGGAGTTCATGTGAGTGCAGTTCAAAAAGATGCCAGAGCATATGAGCATATGCTGCCTGAGCTTGTAGGAAATGAAAGAAGGGTTATTGTTTCTGATTATTCTGGAAAGAGTAATATTGAATATAAGGCAAAAGAGCTTGGAATTAATCTTGATAAAGCAAAAGTTGACAGCAGATTTATAGTTAATGAAATAAAAAAGCTTGAGCAAAAGGGTTACCAGTACGAGGTTTCTGATGCTTCATTTCATATTTTGGTGTCAAAACTTACTGGTGAATTTAAACCTCCTTTTGAGTTTAAGTCATTTCGAGTAACTGTTGAAAAGGATTTGGAACGTTTTTGTTCTTCCCATGCAATGGTGAAAATTGCAGTTAACGGAATTGAAAAAATTACTGCAGCAGAAGGTGAAGGCCCTGTTAGTGCTCTTGATAATGCGCTTAGAAAAGCACTTTCATCATTTTTTGATTGTATCAAATCCATGCATCTTGTGGACTTTAAAGTAAGAGTTCTTGATGGAAGCGGCGGAACTGAATCAAAAGTAAGGGTTCTTATTGAATCAAGGGATGAAAACAATATTTGGACAACCATGGGAGTTTCCGAAGACATTATTGAGGCTAGCTGGCAGGCTCTTGCAGATAGTTTTTATTATAAGCTTGGGTTTCTTGATAAAAAACAATCTTAA
- the metG gene encoding methionine--tRNA ligase has product MKKLITSALPYVNNVPHLGNIIGCVLSADVYARFCRLRGYETLYVCGTDEYGTATENKAREEGLTPKQVCDKYHEIHKNIYKNFNISFDIFGRTSSPEQTKIAQEIFFDLEKNNLIKEQTTKRSFCQNDTIFLADRYIEGVCPFCNYEDARGDQCDKCGKLLEPELLKEPRCKICQNTPILKETSHLYLKLDKLQESLETWYKESSIKGKWTNNAVKTTKAWFDLGLLPRPITRDLSWGIPVPKKGYENKVFYVWFDAPIGYISMTAKKRSDWKDWWQNPENVELYQFMAKDNIPFHTVIFPASLIGTGKKWTLLHHINATEYLNYEDTKFSKSNNIGVFGTDVKETGIDIDLWRFYLLANRPERTDSDFTWSDFIEKVNSEFIDNIGNLVNRTLTYLKKNFDGEIKDIDSFEEHNEFTKTCAKEADKITEYLEKVKIREAIRQVLLIGNKGNKFFQDMVPWEKIKTDKEHAHATVSALAYLVRNIAIAISPYMPDTSNKILDILNIKNASWEDINKFKGLDSHKINTPEIIHKKLESSLAEKFKKKFSGNSPEFGKLQLKAAKIIEVKNHPNAEHLYHLTIDAGEDKTRSIAAALVKHYSKEELKGKKVIILANLKSAELKGIISEGMVLVCKKKKKMELLDSSKFEIGDLVEVENQKTDHSEITIEEFKNVPLQIKDSKMIFDEDKICFIKGVEIETQNLKSGKIC; this is encoded by the coding sequence ATGAAAAAACTTATTACTTCAGCCCTTCCCTATGTAAATAATGTTCCCCATCTTGGAAATATAATAGGATGTGTTCTTTCAGCAGATGTTTATGCAAGATTTTGCAGGCTAAGGGGATATGAAACACTTTATGTATGTGGAACAGATGAATACGGCACAGCAACTGAAAATAAGGCAAGGGAAGAAGGACTCACTCCAAAACAAGTTTGCGATAAATACCATGAAATACACAAAAATATTTACAAAAATTTTAATATTTCATTTGATATTTTTGGAAGAACCTCCTCTCCTGAACAAACAAAAATAGCCCAGGAAATATTTTTTGACCTTGAAAAAAACAATCTGATTAAAGAACAAACAACCAAAAGATCTTTTTGCCAAAATGATACAATCTTCCTTGCAGACAGATATATTGAAGGAGTCTGCCCTTTTTGCAATTATGAAGATGCAAGAGGAGATCAATGTGACAAATGCGGTAAACTCCTGGAACCGGAACTTTTAAAAGAACCAAGATGTAAAATCTGCCAAAACACTCCGATTTTAAAAGAAACTTCCCATCTTTACCTTAAACTTGATAAACTTCAGGAAAGCCTTGAAACCTGGTATAAAGAATCTTCTATCAAAGGCAAATGGACAAACAATGCCGTAAAAACAACAAAGGCCTGGTTTGATCTTGGTCTTTTACCAAGACCAATTACAAGAGACTTGTCATGGGGAATTCCTGTTCCCAAAAAAGGGTATGAAAACAAAGTCTTTTATGTATGGTTTGACGCTCCAATTGGATATATTTCCATGACGGCAAAAAAGAGAAGCGACTGGAAAGATTGGTGGCAAAACCCTGAAAATGTAGAACTTTATCAGTTTATGGCCAAAGACAATATTCCTTTTCATACAGTAATTTTTCCTGCTTCCTTAATTGGAACAGGCAAAAAATGGACTCTTTTACACCATATAAATGCAACAGAATATCTTAATTATGAAGATACAAAATTTTCCAAATCAAACAATATTGGAGTTTTTGGAACAGATGTAAAAGAAACTGGAATTGATATTGATTTGTGGAGATTTTACCTTCTTGCAAACAGACCTGAAAGAACAGATTCGGATTTTACCTGGAGTGATTTCATTGAAAAAGTAAACTCTGAATTTATTGATAATATTGGAAACCTTGTAAACAGAACCCTTACTTATCTTAAAAAGAATTTTGACGGTGAAATTAAAGATATTGATTCTTTTGAAGAACACAATGAATTTACAAAAACCTGTGCAAAGGAAGCAGATAAAATAACAGAATATCTTGAAAAAGTTAAAATAAGGGAAGCCATAAGGCAAGTTCTTTTAATTGGAAACAAGGGAAATAAGTTTTTCCAGGACATGGTTCCCTGGGAAAAAATTAAAACTGATAAAGAACATGCCCATGCAACTGTTTCTGCTCTTGCATATCTTGTAAGAAATATTGCCATAGCAATTTCTCCTTATATGCCTGATACTTCCAATAAAATTCTTGATATTTTAAACATTAAGAATGCTTCCTGGGAAGATATAAATAAATTCAAGGGACTTGATTCTCATAAAATTAACACCCCTGAAATTATCCACAAAAAACTTGAATCTTCCTTGGCTGAAAAATTCAAGAAAAAGTTCTCGGGTAATAGCCCTGAATTTGGGAAACTTCAGTTAAAAGCTGCAAAAATTATAGAAGTAAAAAATCATCCAAACGCTGAACATCTTTATCATTTAACAATTGATGCTGGCGAAGATAAAACAAGAAGTATAGCTGCAGCACTTGTAAAGCACTATTCAAAAGAAGAGCTCAAAGGTAAAAAAGTTATAATTCTTGCAAATCTAAAATCTGCTGAACTTAAGGGAATAATCTCAGAGGGAATGGTTCTTGTTTGTAAGAAAAAGAAAAAAATGGAACTTCTTGACAGTTCAAAGTTTGAAATTGGAGATTTGGTTGAAGTTGAAAATCAAAAAACTGATCATAGTGAAATAACAATTGAAGAATTTAAAAACGTTCCACTTCAGATCAAAGACTCTAAAATGATTTTTGATGAGGACAAAATTTGTTTTATAAAAGGAGTTGAGATTGAAACACAAAATCTCAAATCTGGCAAAATTTGCTGA
- a CDS encoding multidrug effflux MFS transporter, with protein MIRLMLLLSLLTAFPPLSTAMYLPAIPTLVRIWDKPLYLVNLTLVIFFAVYCVFILIYGPLSDKYGRKPPLIAGITIYIFSCFLCALSINVYMLIFARVFQAAGAASAATIALAIAKDRFPPNQREKVLSYIGVIIALAPMLSPMVGSLILIYFKWRWIFIVQAFFGIISIFFVSFMAESNLDKKDVSIRQLTKGFKNTLKNKNFTSLVICFSMLSLPIFAFTAASSFIYINIFNIKETMFSLYFGINAVCLMAGSLTCARLGYKIGTFRLINLGILGGILGGILMLLKLFEGPLQFLIPMAVISYTFGLSRPPANNLILEQVTQDTGTASSLMIFSYFILGAISMAVVSLEWQSKITYIGSLATLCGLFSFILWCFIKPQIIANQKSINSRN; from the coding sequence ATGATCAGACTTATGCTTCTTCTATCACTTCTTACAGCATTTCCACCGCTTTCCACAGCCATGTATCTGCCAGCTATTCCAACACTTGTAAGAATCTGGGATAAACCTCTTTACCTTGTGAACCTTACTCTTGTTATTTTCTTTGCAGTTTATTGTGTTTTCATTTTAATTTACGGCCCTTTATCTGACAAATACGGAAGAAAACCCCCACTTATAGCAGGGATTACAATTTATATTTTTTCTTGTTTTTTATGTGCTCTTTCCATTAATGTTTATATGCTTATTTTTGCAAGGGTATTCCAGGCTGCAGGAGCTGCCTCAGCTGCAACAATAGCACTGGCAATAGCAAAGGACAGATTTCCTCCAAACCAAAGGGAAAAGGTTTTAAGCTATATTGGCGTTATAATTGCCCTTGCTCCCATGCTTTCGCCAATGGTAGGAAGCCTTATTCTCATTTACTTTAAGTGGAGATGGATTTTTATAGTTCAGGCATTTTTTGGTATTATTTCAATTTTTTTTGTATCTTTTATGGCGGAATCCAATTTGGATAAAAAAGATGTCTCTATAAGACAACTGACCAAAGGATTTAAAAATACACTTAAAAACAAAAATTTCACTTCTCTTGTAATCTGCTTTTCAATGCTATCACTTCCAATCTTTGCATTTACTGCAGCATCTTCATTTATTTATATAAATATTTTCAATATCAAGGAAACCATGTTTTCCCTATATTTTGGAATCAATGCTGTCTGTCTTATGGCTGGTTCGCTTACTTGCGCAAGACTTGGATATAAAATTGGAACATTCAGACTGATTAATCTTGGAATTTTGGGTGGAATTTTAGGCGGAATTTTAATGCTTCTAAAACTTTTTGAAGGACCTTTGCAATTTCTCATACCAATGGCAGTAATTTCATATACCTTTGGTTTAAGCCGTCCGCCAGCAAACAATCTTATTCTTGAGCAGGTAACTCAAGACACAGGAACTGCCTCATCTTTGATGATTTTCTCCTACTTTATTCTGGGGGCTATTTCAATGGCAGTAGTTTCTCTGGAATGGCAGAGCAAAATCACCTATATTGGTTCTCTTGCAACTTTATGCGGACTTTTCTCTTTTATTCTATGGTGCTTTATAAAGCCACAAATTATTGCTAACCAAAAATCTATCAACTCAAGAAATTAA
- the argJ gene encoding bifunctional glutamate N-acetyltransferase/amino-acid acetyltransferase ArgJ: MEKLQCKGFKAAGISCGIKKNNLFDLGLIVSEIPSNAAAVFTKNKAVAAPVVVSKENINSKKCSAVIVNSGNANCATGKQGIENSRITVEETAKILGIDFSHIQVGSTGVIGQQLPVEKIISNLKTLKSNLKNDFDDFNSAIMTTDKFKKNIVLKEKINGKEVTLLAIAKGAGMIRPDMATMLCYALTDAEIDENDIKNFLLRAVNKSFNKITVDGDTSTNDTVLLMANGLSKVKIDSHEKSFAFQNMLDKALIYLSREIVRDGEGATKVVKINAVNAKSYEDAFKIVDSIAHSNLFKTALFGEDPNWGRIIAAAGRSGAEIDPYETDIYFEDVCMMEKGFGLGHLNEEKALEIMKRDSFEITIDLNSGTFSDYIITNDLSYEYIKINADYRT, encoded by the coding sequence ATGGAAAAACTTCAATGCAAAGGTTTTAAAGCAGCTGGAATAAGCTGTGGAATAAAAAAGAACAATTTATTTGACCTTGGTCTTATTGTATCTGAAATTCCATCAAACGCAGCTGCTGTCTTTACAAAAAACAAAGCTGTGGCAGCTCCTGTAGTTGTATCCAAAGAAAACATTAATTCAAAAAAATGCTCTGCCGTTATTGTAAACAGCGGGAATGCAAATTGTGCAACTGGAAAACAGGGAATTGAAAACTCAAGAATAACTGTAGAAGAAACTGCCAAAATCCTTGGAATCGACTTTTCACATATTCAAGTTGGGTCAACAGGTGTTATTGGTCAGCAGCTCCCCGTTGAAAAAATCATTTCAAATTTAAAAACGCTTAAATCAAATTTAAAAAATGATTTTGATGATTTCAACTCTGCAATAATGACAACAGACAAGTTTAAAAAAAATATTGTTTTAAAAGAAAAAATCAATGGAAAAGAAGTAACACTTCTTGCCATAGCCAAAGGTGCTGGAATGATAAGACCTGATATGGCAACAATGCTTTGTTATGCATTAACAGATGCTGAAATTGATGAAAATGATATAAAAAACTTTCTTTTAAGAGCTGTAAATAAAAGCTTCAATAAAATAACAGTTGATGGAGACACAAGTACAAACGATACTGTTCTTTTAATGGCTAACGGTTTAAGCAAAGTAAAAATAGATTCCCACGAAAAATCTTTTGCCTTTCAAAATATGCTTGATAAAGCTCTTATTTATCTTTCAAGAGAAATCGTAAGAGATGGTGAAGGTGCAACAAAAGTTGTTAAAATTAATGCTGTAAATGCAAAATCTTATGAGGATGCTTTTAAAATTGTAGATTCAATTGCACATTCTAATCTTTTTAAAACAGCTCTTTTTGGTGAAGATCCAAACTGGGGAAGAATAATTGCGGCTGCAGGAAGATCTGGAGCTGAAATTGACCCTTATGAAACTGATATTTACTTTGAAGATGTGTGTATGATGGAAAAAGGATTCGGACTTGGCCATTTAAATGAAGAAAAAGCATTGGAAATAATGAAAAGAGATTCTTTTGAAATTACTATTGATTTAAATTCAGGGACATTTTCAGATTATATAATAACAAATGATCTTTCCTATGAATACATTAAAATAAATGCTGATTATAGAACATGA